The Fusarium poae strain DAOMC 252244 chromosome 2, whole genome shotgun sequence nucleotide sequence GGAGGCAGAATAAACTAATTTACAAACGTATGTGGCGTTCGGGTGAATGACATCTAACCTGGGAATGGCCCTTGTCGTACTACCACCACCTGAAAGTCTTTGCTGCAGCATGGCATCATGGATGAAACACAGCACTTGCTCAGCCCTACTTCACGGCAGCCATCAACCACTCACTATACACAGCCGCCAGGGATAGAGGCTTGGACCTCCAGCTCGAAGTCCGTGGGACTACATCTTTTCTTCCGATAGGATTAACCAACAACGAACGTATCTTTAATATCGGTTAGATACCCCACAACAAGAGATTGCTTCAAAGCTAGTAGGGAGCCTTGTGTACTCGGGGATTATCTTATACCTCTTCGGTACTTCGTGCTTACGGCCTAAACCGGCCTCATGCAGCGTGATAGTCATGTCAGCTTCCCCACCCAATTTGTTCATTTCTGCCACTTGTTTTTAAACAAGCAATTGTCCTTCTCTTGTTTTGAGATTAagcttttaactttattattcttcTAATACTGTGTTCGTTTATTCATCTATAAGAAAATGTCAGAAAAACAGCCTATCAGGCGTTGTGTTGTTTTGGTGGATGGATGTGAACCGCGCGAAGCAAAGAGTGAGTGTTCGGTAGCGGGTTGGCTGTTCCACTAAGCAGCGACTAATTATTGCAGAGGAGACGAACTCTTCCACCATCACAAGGATCAAAGAGTTGACTTACGATGGGTTGATCGAGTCAAACGGATATACCATCGCTCAATCACCAAAGTACTATGTCGCCCCAAGTAATGTCACAAAGTCGAGTGGTCGCTTCAGGTCGAGGCCAACAAGCGACGAGTCAGATGCTCTGATCAAGAACATTGTGAGGGACATCTGCCTCGTGctacaaagacctcaagatgAACTCTGGCTCTACGGTTCAGGTCACGGAGCTTTTATCGCTCGTGCTGTTGCCGGGATCGTGCATCGACTGGGCTTACCAAAGCCGGAAGACTTTGACGACCTTTTTGAAGCAACTATCGCCCTTCTCAAAGCCCAGGCTAATGACGACTTCAAAAAAGGCCCTGAGCTTCTTCAAAAGATCAAGAGCGGAGCTAGCGCACCTCCAAGGATCCCGTTCGTTGGTTTGTTTGATACCACAAGCTACAACTCAAGAACGGCCTACGACATCACGTTCAATTCATCAATTGAAGTTGTTCGCCATGCATTAGCAATCAACGACAACCACTCCATTCATATACCAGAAGTCTTTAAAATTCCAGAAGATGCGGATATGACACATAGGTCACTCATCCAGGCCTGGTTCTTTGGAACCCATCAAGATATGGTGGGCGGCACAGCTCATGATGGTTTGTCTTTGTACCCATTGCAATGGATGGTTCTGGAGAGTATTTACTCAGGACTCAGGCTCAACAGCACAGGGGATTCTAAGACCAGTCAGAGCCACAACCCCATGTTATTAATATTCCCCCAATACGCTGGAAGTTTGCCGTCGCTGGATGGATCGGAAGATATTGAGTGGCGTCTTCAGTACACAAATGGACTCCGAACCAGCATGTTTGACCTTCAAGCCGCTCACGGAAAGAAGTCAGCGGCAGGAATCGAAATGCACTCAATTAAACTGGACACAGACTGTTATAAACGGCCTGCGAACCGAAAAGTCTTTGGGTCTGATGGCACTTTAAAAGGATGGTGTGATGTTGGTAAGGGTCGACGACTCGTCTTGACAACACGGTCACTACTAACACGGTCTAGGACCATATGGAAACATGATTCACCCTTCATTGTTCTGCATTCTTGACAGATATCCCCGACATAACGATCTAAACAACTTCAAGTCTCTCAAGAAGCCGATTTCCGACTTCCAAGACGCGCACCTCgttgcagaagaagaagaaggagtgGCTCCATGGCTCAAAGACATGCAACTTGAAGCAAGTGGGGTCAAAGCCTTTCGAATTCTGGTCTGTGGTAAAACCGGTGTTGGAAAGTCGACTCTCATCAACAAGGTCTTTGGCGTCGAGATGACTGATGAGTCGCTGTCGTATGAACAAGGAGTTCACGATATCAACGTTGCTTTTGAATCTCCAAAGCATCCGGGACTCTTGATCCATGACTCAAGAGGTTGGCAAGCAGGTAGCGATACAGAGTTGGACTTAATTGCAAAGTTTCTCAGGCACAGGGCGTACCAAGAAGATCCAGCCGAGGCTCTTCACGTTATTTGGTAGGTTCACTTGTTTTTAGCCTGACCCCCCATAGACTTACCATATCCAGGTTCTGCGTTGACTCAGACGTCGCTCGTATCGAAGAAGCCGACAAACGAACATTCGCCACTATCGCTCAATATTCACATCAAGTTCCCGTTTTCGTTGTTGGAACAAAGAAAGATAAACTCACAGCCCAGCGCTACAGGGACCATCTAGACGAACTCATGGAAAAGATGGATGACTACAAGGAAGCCAAGAAGATTGCCGAGGCAAAAGCCAACGAGAAAGCTGAGGAACAATTCGCCGAGTTGAGAAACCAACTCTCTCAGATTGACCACTACAAAGCTGATGGGTTCTGCTGTCTTTCCAAAAGTGAGTTGTCCCTTGACGTCAAACAGCCCATACTGACAGCTCTCAGACGATGACGCCGGAGTTAGAGACCTCCTCTCCCAAACCCTCGACCTCATCGTCGACGAACGTGTACGTCTCTTCTGCGTTGCCGCTCAAGTCGTTGATGTTGAGCAGAAGATCAACTCAGCGATAACAGAGTGTATGAGACTAGGTACACATGCTATCCGAACCGCTGCCGTTCCCCTTCCATGTTCAGGCATTATCGGAACACCGACTGTATCACGACTGATCTGCGAACATGTTCTCCAGTGCTTTGGCTTTCCAAAGACTGCCCCCGCTGAAATCGAGAGAATCATGACGGACATAGTTATGAGCAACTTCAAGGAGTTCATGAAGGTCTCGCTATCACATTTCGCGGTGGTGAGTGCTGTTGCAGTGGGTGCCGCGATCCCAACAATGGGTATCGGTCTTATTGTCGGCGCGGCGAActgtctcttttctctcccACCAACGGCAAGGATGTTGCTCAAGTGCTCATGCGACATGATTCTTATTCTCGAGAGGTCTTTTCGATACGGTGGAAAGTACGTTTCTACCAAACAAATTGAAGATGCGGCCAAATACTACGCCAAGGAGACGATCACA carries:
- a CDS encoding hypothetical protein (TransMembrane:1 (o740-768i)), which gives rise to MSEKQPIRRCVVLVDGCEPREAKKETNSSTITRIKELTYDGLIESNGYTIAQSPKYYVAPSNVTKSSGRFRSRPTSDESDALIKNIVRDICLVLQRPQDELWLYGSGHGAFIARAVAGIVHRLGLPKPEDFDDLFEATIALLKAQANDDFKKGPELLQKIKSGASAPPRIPFVGLFDTTSYNSRTAYDITFNSSIEVVRHALAINDNHSIHIPEVFKIPEDADMTHRSLIQAWFFGTHQDMVGGTAHDGLSLYPLQWMVLESIYSGLRLNSTGDSKTSQSHNPMLLIFPQYAGSLPSLDGSEDIEWRLQYTNGLRTSMFDLQAAHGKKSAAGIEMHSIKLDTDCYKRPANRKVFGSDGTLKGWCDVGPYGNMIHPSLFCILDRYPRHNDLNNFKSLKKPISDFQDAHLVAEEEEGVAPWLKDMQLEASGVKAFRILVCGKTGVGKSTLINKVFGVEMTDESLSYEQGVHDINVAFESPKHPGLLIHDSRGWQAGSDTELDLIAKFLRHRAYQEDPAEALHVIWFCVDSDVARIEEADKRTFATIAQYSHQVPVFVVGTKKDKLTAQRYRDHLDELMEKMDDYKEAKKIAEAKANEKAEEQFAELRNQLSQIDHYKADGFCCLSKNDDAGVRDLLSQTLDLIVDERVRLFCVAAQVVDVEQKINSAITECMRLGTHAIRTAAVPLPCSGIIGTPTVSRLICEHVLQCFGFPKTAPAEIERIMTDIVMSNFKEFMKVSLSHFAVVSAVAVGAAIPTMGIGLIVGAANCLFSLPPTARMLLKCSCDMILILERSFRYGGKYVSTKQIEDAAKYYAKETITTFNGKEKRLQQQVHDEIDHLIPLKKVNVGFKFNKLRSSVEEVVYRNRFGNPPDYLLIRSPSVPGSDIDPNRPVELDAGPVISELPGEEVNLSSLSKSDEKTPMELDSTEIHSTNNPRTTTRPLPTGPSLSNKLVELHVQPPELEGSAPSDVDSTRGLLEAPQMAERSKSDSSSSRWTNKLSWKLSRKSKTLKQ